Genomic window (Vibrio gallicus):
AAAGTTGCTTTAACTGCTCGATATTTTGGCTTTCAATGTTAAGGCTTTTGGCTTCTGGGCTATTACCCGTGATTTTTTCCATTTATTATTTACCTATTAATTTTGTTGTAGAAGTCAGCAACTTCTGACCAACTGTATTTAAAACCGTTTCTAATCAACTAACCAAGTCAACCTACTAGGTCAACTGAGAGGTAATCGCTGAGATTGCTTGCTTTACTTTCCTTGCTTCAACATTGAGACGCATTTTAGTGTTCATTTGCGTCTCTTTTATTATTTTGTTTCTGATAGTTTGCAATTGCCCTTCTAACATGGCTAACTCTGTTATGAGTGGTGTTAAGTCCTTTTCATTAGAGTTGCCATACTTTCCCGTAGTCTTAGCCGCTTCAAGAAAATTCAGCTTTTGAATCAAGCCAGAATAGAAGTCATAAAGACTTAAGGTTGAACAATGGTCAAAGCGAAAATCAGAAAAAAAGTCTAGAACAAAAGTATCTGTTACTTCACTTCCTATCCACCCAGTATCGTACTGATGTTCGATAGTTAACTTGCTGTGGTCAACTTGATTTATTCGTTTGTCCGCCAAGCTAAGAGCGACACTATCTTCATACTCAACGACCAACATCGTTGGGTAAGGAATTTGATGATGCAGTAGCTTACAGAGTTGCTTCGTCTTGTTTGTACTCTTTACTATTACATGCAGTATCGCGATTTCTTTGTACTCATGTAAACCATCTTCAAATACTGGAATATTCACAGTTTCTGGCTTCATGGTATATCGCCATACTAACGATTTAAGCACCTCTTTTATTAGTGGCTTGTCACCACTTGAAAGAGACGCGTTATCTGCAATGGTCTTCTTAGGTACTTTTACTCCCAGCTCTGTTGATTTGGGAAATGCGAAGTGGCTAAAAACTTGCTCTGCTTTGGTAGATTCTATCTGCACTATTCGATACCTAGTTACACGACAATCAAATAACTAATGACTTCAAAATCATTAATCTGTTGAGTTGAATTACCCGTTAACGTTGTTCCGCCAGGATTAAACAAACTTGCTGCGCCTTTTTCTTCACTCTTACCTGCAATGTCTTCCACTGCGATACTCAATAGGTGAAGGTATTCATCCATATTTTCATAATTTCGGCTATCTCTTATAACCTGAGCATAAGCCGCAGGATCGGGCTCTGAACGGCCACTGGACAGTTTCTTTATGATATCGAGAATATGCTTTGCTTGCGTAAACGAGTACACCACGTCTTCATCTTCCGAAACATAGACTAAGTAATAAGGCGCAAGGGCATAACTATCATCAACTTGTACTGAACCCGCCTTGTCTTTCAGGCAAAAGATAACACCAGGCTCTAACTCATCAGACACCGCTGCCATCTCTACATCGTTGCTATCAATACGCACTGGTGCAAACAAACCCGTCGGCGCATTTTCTAGTACTTCCAAATGCTCCTTTAAGAACTCAGATAAATCCATTCTGAAGTCATTGAGAGTTAAATCAGTGATAGAAACGCCACCTGATATTTCTTCCAAATCAACGACTTGGCCTTGAAGCTGTTCCAATTGTTTGCGGCGATAGTCAAGGTCATTCATTTCTGCTGAATTTTGCTCAATCACGTTCTCTTCACCCGTAGCTGAAATGTCGAGTAGTACCATTCTTCCACTCACTCGAGCTTCAAGGTTGATGTATTCATCTAACTCCATATTTGGCCAAAAGTTTACAAGTTGAATACGTTCATTTACCGAGCCTAAACGATCTATTCGACCAAAACGTTGTATTATTCGAACAGGGTTCCAGTGAATATCGTAGTTAACGAGGTAATCACAATCCTGCAAGTTCTGGCCTTCGGAAATACAGTCTGTCGCAATTAAGATCTCAATTTCCTTTGAGAACTCAGGAAACACTTTCTCTCGCTCTTTAGAAATAGGTGAAAAATGCGTGAGCATGCTATTTAAGTCAGCCTTTACTTTCTTTCCAGTTGGGTCAAGTAGCGTAGTCTCTGTTCTTTGACCTGTAATCAAAGCCGTATTGATATCAAACTCACGTAATGCCCAGCTTGAAAGATCTCTATACAAATACTCAGCTGTGTCTGCAAACGCGGAGAATATGATGACCTTTTTATTTTCACCATTTATAGGCTGAGCAATTTTTTCTTTAATTGCTTGTTTTAGCGCCTTTAGCTTTGCATCTCTTGGCAGGTCGACCTCACAAGATTCACGAACAATTTCCCGCAAAAAAGCACAATCCGCATCAAGGTCTTGAGCATAGCGAATTAAGTCCATGTCTTGGATTCGAACTTTAGTTTTCTTTCCCACCATAAACGGAGCGAGTTCTGGGCTCTCTAACTCAAAGTCGTTGATATCCTCAATTGGTGGCGCCACAAACTCTTCGGTCATAGACGAAGTGATATTTGGGGCTATGTGCTGATTAAAGTGCTCAATCTGCCTTAGAATCGCTTCTACCTGCCCTAGTAGCTTCTCTGATGTTAGCTTGAACGAGAAAATGGAGCTTTCCATGCGCTTGAGTAGGTTTATACGCATTAAATGCACGAGACTTGCTTCACGGTCTACCTGCTTGAACGTTGAACCACCTTTTACCTTTTGGTCATAACGTCTCGCATATTCTTCTCGTTTGTCCACTCTCACATACTTCATTGGCGAATAGCATGCCAGAGTTAAGCGACGAATAGTGTCGTTTACATCTTTTAATGGTGGAAAAGTGTTCTGTAGGTCAATCTCTGACTTGATGTTTTTAGGTAGCAAGCGCGTAGGGAATTTACCCACATCCTCGGTACCATAGTATTTCTCTATATGTTTTCGGGAGCGCGCAATTGTGTAAATATCGAGTAGCTTAAAGTAATCGAAATTTATGGTATCCAAAAGCTCTTGAGAGGTTCGCTCATCCGTTGGTCGTTTAGACCAAGCGTTAAAGTGCTGCTGAGCGGTTCTTAATGTACCTTCAATACTGTTGATGCCATGCTCGTGTAACGCCGAATCGTTAGCCTCCGTAATAAACGCGACCTGATTCTTCATATCATTCAAACGGTTGTTAACAGGTGTCGCAGAGAGCATTAACACTTTTGTCTTAACGCCCGCTTTTATTATGTCATCAAGCAATCTTTGGTAGCGGTTTTTGCCATCTTTTTTAGGATTGTTATTACGGAAGTTATGACTTTCATCGATGACAACGAGATCGTAATTACCCCAGTTAATAGTTTCGAGATTGATAGCTCCTGAGTAACCTTTAAAACGACTCATGTCTGTGTGATTGAGTACGTCATAATTGAAGCGGTCATTGGCGAGCAGGTTACGTTTGTCGTTTTGAGTGTAAACGAGCCAGTTATCGCGAAGTTTTTTCGGACATAGAACGAGCACTTTGTCGTTACGCAGTTCGAAGTACTTAATCACGGCTAATGCTTCAAAGGTTTTACCCAAACCGACACTATCAGCGATGATACAGCCATTGTATTTGGAAAGTTTATCAATGGCACCAAGCACCCCATCCCTCTGAAATTTATATAATTTATTCCAAACAATGGTGTCTTTAAAACCTGTTCGAGTATTGATGATATTTTCTTCTTGAAGCTCACCAATAAAGTCTTTGAATAAATTGTATAAGGTTACAAAATAGATAAAATTTGCTGGCTGGTCTTTTGTTAGCTGCTCTAACTGACTAAGCAATTCCTTTTTAGCATCTTTAACCTGACCTTTAGCGTTCCATACCATATTAAAATATGAAAGTAAGTCTTTCGATTGTGGCGAAGGAACGTTAGTAATCATGTCAAAAGATGCAGACTCCGAAAGCCCTAGGCCAGCACCATTAAACTGTGCACCATCTATCGCCGTTACTTCTTTACCTTCACTAGCGATAATGTGACGCCCTACTGTGCCAGCTTGAGAGACCAATCGAACGTTTGCTTTTGATTCTATCCAGCCAGCAAATTCTCTCGCTATTGCCTTTTGATTTAGCTGATTTCTAAAGCGAGTCTCATGTCCCCCCCCAAGCAGTGAACCGAAAGGACTATTGACCTCATCGAGATTGCCAAAACCTTTAAACTGCGAGAAGAGTACTCTTACTGAATTTAAGCCCAATAGTTCTTCTTTTAGAGCATCGAATGCATAGATAGAAAACAAACCCGTCATGATAGATAGCTTATCATCTTCCTTTAGGCTCTCAGTGAGTACATCTGTAACTTTATTTGTAGTGTTATCAATTAACATATTGTTCTCTAAAGCTTTGTGACGTCTAAACCAGCAGATTTGAGGCGAGAGGTAAGGTTTCGCATTTTACTAAATTCAGTGCCATAGCTCGGCTTTAGATTCAATGTTTCGCAGAACTCTCTAGCAGTAATCGAAGGTAAATCATCTGCATACTTCAAGCATTGAATTTGCAGTTCAGCCATTCGCTGGTTGCGAGGAGCTTGCTCTAACGCCTCTTTTATCCTGAAGAAAATTTTATCATTCATACTAATTCATATTTGTTAGCTAATTTAGCAAATATAGCAAAACACCCAACAAGAAGGCTTGCTAATTGACGCCAACCACCTCTTGCATTGACAAACCTCTGACAATTCTTCTAGGAATGTTCATAAAGTAACCTAGAAATAAAACCTATATTCGACCAATAACTCGCTAACAACTATGACTCCTCAGTATCTATACAACAAAGGGGCTTTGTTTCCTAAATCAGGGAACTAATGCTTAAAGCTACGATCAGATCATCTAAGTTCACTCACATACTTAGATCAATGCCAAAGCCTCGCTACAGAACAACTAACTGGAAACAATATAACCAAGCCCTAATCAATCGTGGTTCACTGACATTCTGGATTGATGAAGAAGCGATTCAACAGTGGAAGCAACTCAAGCAAGGTAAACGAGGTCGACCTCGATTGTTTAGTGACTTAGCCATTACGACCGCCCTCATGGTTAAACGAGTATTTGCGATGCCGTTGAGAGCGTTACAAGGATTCATCGATTCTGTTTTCAAACTCGCTCAACTCCCGTTGTCATGTCCTCATTATTCATGCATCAGTAAACGAGCCAAAACGGTTAATGTGTCATTCAAGACAAAGACCCAAGGCGCTATACAGCATTTAGCTATTGATGCAACAGGGCTGAAGGTCTACGGTGAAGGTGAGTGGAAAGTAAAAAAACATGGTACTGACGGGAAGCGTAGGGTTTGGCGTAAGCTCCATTTAGCAGTAGACACTGGCACTCATGAAATCATTGCGGCTGAGTTAAGTTTATCGAATGTCACTGACGGTGAAGTTCTTCCTAATTTACTGAATCAAACTCGTCGTAGAATCAATGAGATATCTGGTGATGGAGCTTACGACACAAGACAATGCTACGAAGCCATACGTATTAAACAAGCTGTTCCACTTATTCCACCGAGAGAAGGTGCTGCTTTTTGGGTGCGAGGTCACCCTCGTAATCTGGCGGTAGCTTGCCAGAAATTATACGGCTCAAATAAATATTAGAAAAAGAAGTACGGTTACCATAAACGGTCACTTTCAGAGACGGCCATGTTCCGTGTAAAGACACTATTTGGTGGGCGATTAAGTTTAAGAAACTATAATGCTCAGGTTGGTGAAACCTACGCCATGATTAAAGCGTTGAATAAGCTCACAGGGTTAGGTATGCCTAAAACGATAGAAATAGCCTAATAATCACCCATACTGGCCGTTTCTATCTGAGATCCAATTAGGAAACAAAGCCTACTTGACGCTCTAAAACGAGTTAACCGGTTAAGGCGTTTGATCGAATACAATGTCAACGGCAAGCGCCCTATTCCAAGAAAAGAATGCGAAGAGCACCTTCAACTGATTAGCTTTATTGAAGAGGGAGACCTTGGAAAAGCGTCTCGTTTTCTTGAAAGTCACCTAGCGCGTACCGCAAAAGAGAAAGAAGAAATAGCGAAGAATCTGTTTGGGTAGGCTTACGACACTCGGGACATTCTGATTTTTGGATAACTTCCAATACTAAAAAGCATATGACCTGTCTACATATCGCAGGCCATTTTACCGCCATTTGTCATTTCCCAGAAAAAAAGAGCCGCTTTTAGCGGCTCTTTTCATTTCGGTATTTCCGAGCTGTTCTCGACTTACTCTTTACCGAACACGTTGTTCTCTTGCTCTTGTACGCGGATGAAGGTGGTACGCTTGGTCAGCTCTTTAAGCTTGGCTGCGCCTACGTAGGTGCAGGTTGAGCGTACACCGCCAAGGATGTCAGAGATGGTGTTATGAACGCTGCCGCGGAATGGTAATAACACGGTTTTTCCTTCGGCTGCACGGTATTTAGCTACTCCGCCTGAGTGCTTGTCCATTGCGCTTTCTGAAGACATGCCGTAGAACTTCATGAACTTTTTGCCGTCTTGTTCGATTGCTTCACCGCCTGATTCTTCGTGGCCTGCTAGCATGCCACCTAGCATAACGAAGTCTGCGCCGCCGCCGAATGCTTTTGATACATCCCCTGCACATGAACAGCCGCCGTCGCCGATGATTACGCCGCCTAGGCCGTGCGCAGCATCGCCGCACTCGATGATTGCTGATAGTTGTGGGTAGCCAACGCCGGTTTTAACGCGAGTTGTACATACAGAGCCTGGGCCAATGCCCACTTTCACGATATCAGCGCCGGCTAGAATAAGCTCTTCACACATGTCACCTGTTACCACGTTACCTGCTGAGATAACCTTGGTTGGGAATTGTGCGCGCACCTTTTCTACATACTCTACTAGGTGTTCTGAGTAGCCGTTAGCGATATCAACACAGATAAAGATCAGCTCTTCTGAAAGTGCCATGATCTGCTTGGTTTTTTCAAACTCTGCTTCTGATGTGCCGGTAGAAACAAACACATTATTTAGTGTTTTCGCATCTGCGTTTTGTACAAACTCAGCCCACTGCTCAACAGTGTAATGTTTGTGTACCGCTGTCATTACGTCGTGCTCGGCAAGAGCTGCCGCCATTTCGAAGGTTGCTACTGAATCCATATTTGCAGCAATTACAGGGACACCAGACCATTGACGACCGCTATGCTTGAATGTAAAATCGCGGGTTAAATTTACTTGAGAACGACTTTTTAGTGTTGAACGCTTCGGGCGAAACAGTACATCTTTAAAGCCTAACTTAAGTTCTTGTTCGATACGCATTGTTGCATTTCCTTACTTCAATAGATGATGTGCCTATTACAATGCAGGTCTTAGCTTTGGCAGAAGCGATGACCATTCTACGGACACAAAAAAACCGGAGCGTTGGCAGACGCTCCGGTTTTCAGCATTATAGGTCGTAATATTTTAGTCGCAATAGATATTTGCGCTAACGCCCCTCACTTCCTGTGCACAAAAAATACAACCTAATATATATCAATATCTTATATTTTTATTGATTTTGCCTTTGATCTTATATTTGTGAACTCACTCACTATGTGCATTTAGCAGGCTGCGCAGCTCATAAAGTAAATCACTGGCAACTATACCTATTTTGCCCGCTGTTTTGGCCGCGTTATCGGCCGCGGTGGAGTGTAACCAAGCACCTAACATAGCCGCGTGCGTTATAGATAGCCCTTGGGCTATCAAAGCGCTTATCGCACCAGTTAATACATCCCCCATGCCACCACTTGCCATACCAGAGTTTCCAGCGCAGATAACAGCTCGGTGCTTGCCGTCATAAACAATGGTTCCCGGCCCTTTTAGCACGACTACCGCCGCGTATTTTTCATACAAGCGTTCTGCCGCGTGGTATCTGTCTTGCTCTATCTCGGCAATTGATAGATTTAGTAGACGCGCCGCTTCGCCCGGATGAGGGGTAATGATTGCATTTGATAAGTCGGGTGCAGGGCTAATGTTTGCGATAAGGTTCAAGGCATCGGCATCAAATACACGCGCAATTTGCTTGAGTTCTAGCACCTCGCGCAATGCCTCTTTGCCCCACTCTTGCTGGCCTAGCCCAGGACCAATGGCTATCACATCACTGCGCGATAACTGCTGGCGTTGCTGCTTATCTAAGCCGTGTTGACTATATAGTTGCGCCATCACCTCTGGCTGACGGCATAAAAGCGCATTGATGGCATCTTGGCTTGTCAAAACACTCACCAAGCCCGCGCCACTTCTCACGCACCCTTGCGCTGATAATACTATCGCTCCGCAGTAACCCGTTGCACCGCCAACTAAGCTCACCCGGCCACTATCGCCTTTGTGGGAGCAATTATCCCTATGGGGCAGGATGTTCATCGCCTGTGCACGATCAAATATCTGGGCATAAGGTTTCTGGGCCTGCGTAAAGTAGTGATTTATATCGAGATCTGCTGTAAATAACGCCCCAACGACTGAGCTTGCTTTACCTGTAACTAAGCCTGACTTTAGGCCGATAAACGACACCGTCGCATCGGCCTGCACGCAGTCGCCAATAATCGTGCCGTTATCAGCATTAAGCCCAGAAGGAATATCTAGCGCCAGTACTTTGGCATCTGATGCGTTAACTTTAGCTATGACCTGCAACATATTGGCTCGTATGTTACCAACCAGTCCAGTACCTAACAGGCCATCTACGATAATGGCATGGGGTTGAGTAGGGAACGCTGAGGTGATTTCTCCTCCAATATCTAACCACGCCTGCTTAGCAATTATCGAATCAGCAGTGGAGCTGTCACAAAAATCAGGCTGATACAATGTGACCTCATAGCCTTGCTGTTTTGCAAGCCTTGCTACCACAAAGCCATCACCACCATTATTGCCTGAGCCGCAACATACCAATAGCTTGTGCTGCGGTAAACAGAGACTTTCAAGGCGCTCAAAGGCAGCCGCGCCAGCTCGCTCCATCAATTCATACATGGGAACACCCGCTCGCTGAGCGGCTTCCACTTCGCCGATTTTAACTTGTTGGGAAAGATAGAGACTGACCACTGACATAACTCCTAGTAACGTATCATTCAAAGGATATATCAGTGGCGCCAAAACAAACAAAAAAGCATCCAAATATGGATGCTTTAATCAAGGTAGTGATGCGTATTAAGCTTTGTTTAAGCCCAATCGGCGATTTGTCGCCCTATCTTTAAAGTAGAAATAGACATAGCTTACTGCCAGTGCAAAGAATAGATAAGAAAGAGAGAACACCAATGGAGAGGTGATAATACCCGATTTAACCCCCATCATTGTTGCAATTACGGTTATCAAAAGCTTGGATAGCATCCCAACCAGAAGCATAAAGACCGCAAGTTGTGGCCAGCGTGACGAACGAAATGCAAACCAAAAACATGTCCCTACCGCTAAAGATGCAGTGCTCAGCCCGTAAAGGAAAGAGTTTAAATGTTCAGCTGAAGCTGCACCGGCAGAAACGGAAACCAATAAAAGCAAAAATATTTTCATTCCTAAAACCCCACTAAATGTTAGCAAAGCATCCCTTCATATTTGAAAACTAAGTTTTAAAAGTATTTTGAACGAATAAATGCGGTATGTGAAGCAGTTTATTGATTATTTTTTGCGCAGACATTCACGGAAGTGATTGTTTTACATGTTATTAACATCAAGGCTCTGGGCTAACCTCTGTTTTTAAATGCATTATTAACGATAATGCATATAAAGATACAAAAGCGAGCCTAAGGTGTTAAATAAATGTAACATTTGAATTTGTTAACTCGATCAATTTAGTATTGAATGACTTGATAGGTGGCCGTTTCAAAACAGTTACTTAGATCACTTTTTGGGTAAAACCAACCGCTACACCATTTATGAAAACTTACTTACAAAAAATAGTAGAAATTAATTCCATTCATACAAAATTTAGGTAGAATCCGCGCCCTAGCCTGTTGTTATTTATTAATAATACAAATTAATCCATCGAACCAACCCGAAAGCGCTGAGAACAGAATGAAAAAGTTTAATAAAGCAATGCAAATCCTAGTCGCGGGATTCTGCATTAATCTATGTTTAGGCATTTTATATGCGTGGAGCATCTTCAATAAAGCACTGGTTACCGATCTTGGATGGAACCCTGCGGATGCCTCTCAACCGTATGCTATTGCCACTATCACCTTCTCTATCGCTCTTCTAGTAGCTGGTATTTTACAAGACCGTATGGGGCCTCGTAATATCTTGATCCTCGGCGCAACCTTAACCGGCGTTGGAATGATAGCATCAAGCTTTGCCACTACACCGGCGATGCTAAGTATCACATTTGGCTTTGTTGCCGGAGCGGGTATTGGCTTTGGATACGCGTGTTTATCACCCGCGGCAATGAAATGGTTTCACCCTTCTAAAAAGGGAATGGTTAATGGTTTGATTGCGGCAGGGTTTGGCCTTGCTGCGGTATATCTTGCCCCTCTTACCGCTGCGCTTATCAATAACTATGGTATTGATCAAAGCTTCCTTATTTTAGGTATTGGGGTACTTGTTATTGCCGTACCACTAGCGACCACAATCAACAACCCACCAGCGGATTACGTCCCTGAAGCGCCTAAGGTAAAAGCAGGTGAAGCACCGGTAGCGGTTAAGGAAAGCAACGATATCTCATGGAAGGTGATGCTAAAAACACCACAATTCTATTCGCTGTGGGTTATGTACGCATTTGCTTCTGCAACTGGCCTTATGATCATCGGTAACATCACCACTATCGCCAGTGTTCAAGCCAATTTGCCGAATGCTGTCTATCTAGCCTCTATCTTGGCCGTCTTTAACTCAGGTGGTCGTATTGGCGCAGGTATATTATCTGACAAGATCGGTGGTCTACAGACGTTGTTCATCGCATTTGCACTGCAAGGTGTGAATATGGTGTTATTTGCGACCTTCAAATCAGAAGCCACTCTGATTGTGGGCACTGCAATTGCCGCCGTAGGATACGGCACACTGCTAGCGGTATTCCCATCGATCACCGCTGAGTTCTATGGCCTTAAAAACTATGGCACCAACTATGGTGTACTTTACACCGCTTGGGGTATTGGTGGCGCAATCGGCGCAGCCGTTGTCGGTTTCTCAATGACCCATGGCGAAGGCTACAACCTAGCCTACACTATCTCTGCGGTTATGATGGGCGTGTGTGTAGTGTTAGCCCTTGTGACTCGTCCAATCAATGAGGAAAAATCAGCTCAGCTTGCCGCTGCTTGATTAACTCGATAGCTCCCTACAGGCTCGCTTTGGCGGGCCTGTTTTGTTTGGTTACAACTCTTTGTAAAACCTGCCTAGCTTTAGAAAGCGGATAATAGTTATGATTGGCGCATCATTATCCATCTCGGCGAGCTGTAGTGTTTATGCACACCAATAATCAACGCATTCCAAGCTTAGAGCTGGGTCGCATCATCGCGATACTCGCTGTTATTACAATACATAGCCAACTATTGGTTACGTATCCTCTATATAATGAAACACCTTGGCTTGGAGACTTCATCAATCAAGCTAGCCGTTTTGCCGTGCCCTATTTCTTCCTATTAACTGGATATTTACTGCAACCTAAACTCACTCAAAACCCTATTGGCACCGCGCTGGGTTATATCAAACCCCTAACCTTAATTTGGCTAGTTTGGAGTGTTATTTATCTGCCGATTCCGTTTAATTTAACGACAGTAATCACCCAAGGCTACGTAGCTGAACGCTCGCAATACTGGAATTTCCTAGCCCAAACACCAATTAACTCTCTACTAGAAGGCGGCTTGGTTCACCTATGGTACCTACCTGCACTTGTCGTTGGTGTGGGTATAATCGCGGTTGTCATTCGGTTAAATATTCAAGCAATGCTACTGCCATTAGGCTTGATACTGTTTATATATGGGGTCTTAGCCGGCAGCTACTTTAATGCGACAGATATCCCATCGCCTTTTTACACAAGAAATGGGCCATTCTTTAGCTTACTGATGATAAGTTTGGGGCTGGAAATCCGCCGCTTAAATATATCGATTAGCTCAAACCGTGCGCTATTAATGCTAGTTTTAGGCATGACCATTCATTTTATTGAAGCTTACTACCTTCTCCATTGGAGCGTAGATTTCCGTATCCATGACTATCTATTTGGCACACCCATTTGGGCTTTAGGCTTTTTCATGTTGTTACTCGCTAACCCAAACTTGGGAGCTAATAAATACCTTCAACCTATCGCTAACCTGACGCTAGGGATCTACGTATCCCACCTTTTATTTGTCATTTATCTATCTAATTTGGCAGGGTTTTTAGGGTTAGATATGTGGAAAAAAGATCTGTTGGTTTGGCTTGGAACAATCATAGCTTCCTTGCTATTTAGTTATCTGGTTATGAAAAGCCCCGTGCGAAGAGCATTACTTAGATAATGAGCGTGATTCAAACTCACGGTAGATAAACTCAATCAAGCTAGTTAAGCGTGCGGGTCGAAATCTATCTTTGTGGTAAATCATAGAAAAGCTGACACTCGGGATATGCCAATCTTGAAATACATTAATCAATCGCCCCTTAGTTATGGCTTGCTCGCAATACAGTTTAGGTACCCGCACAATTCCATTACCCTGTAACGCCCCATTAATTAGCGCCCTGCCATTTTTACACTGTAAATAGCCATTCACCACGGTTTCAATGCGCTCGCCAGTGTGATTTTCAACAAAGCTCCAGCGATTCACCGAGCCAATCAGACAGCGATGCGCGTCAAGCTGTCGAGGGTGCGTTGGTTGTGAGTATTGCTGCAAATATTCTGGGCTGGCTAAAGTCAGCATCTCGACATCAAATAGCTTTCGTGCAATAAACCCAGCATCTTCTAGCTCCCCCATTCTAAACGCGATATCGAACTC
Coding sequences:
- a CDS encoding DUF4391 domain-containing protein produces the protein MQIESTKAEQVFSHFAFPKSTELGVKVPKKTIADNASLSSGDKPLIKEVLKSLVWRYTMKPETVNIPVFEDGLHEYKEIAILHVIVKSTNKTKQLCKLLHHQIPYPTMLVVEYEDSVALSLADKRINQVDHSKLTIEHQYDTGWIGSEVTDTFVLDFFSDFRFDHCSTLSLYDFYSGLIQKLNFLEAAKTTGKYGNSNEKDLTPLITELAMLEGQLQTIRNKIIKETQMNTKMRLNVEARKVKQAISAITSQLT
- a CDS encoding helicase-related protein → MLIDNTTNKVTDVLTESLKEDDKLSIMTGLFSIYAFDALKEELLGLNSVRVLFSQFKGFGNLDEVNSPFGSLLGGGHETRFRNQLNQKAIAREFAGWIESKANVRLVSQAGTVGRHIIASEGKEVTAIDGAQFNGAGLGLSESASFDMITNVPSPQSKDLLSYFNMVWNAKGQVKDAKKELLSQLEQLTKDQPANFIYFVTLYNLFKDFIGELQEENIINTRTGFKDTIVWNKLYKFQRDGVLGAIDKLSKYNGCIIADSVGLGKTFEALAVIKYFELRNDKVLVLCPKKLRDNWLVYTQNDKRNLLANDRFNYDVLNHTDMSRFKGYSGAINLETINWGNYDLVVIDESHNFRNNNPKKDGKNRYQRLLDDIIKAGVKTKVLMLSATPVNNRLNDMKNQVAFITEANDSALHEHGINSIEGTLRTAQQHFNAWSKRPTDERTSQELLDTINFDYFKLLDIYTIARSRKHIEKYYGTEDVGKFPTRLLPKNIKSEIDLQNTFPPLKDVNDTIRRLTLACYSPMKYVRVDKREEYARRYDQKVKGGSTFKQVDREASLVHLMRINLLKRMESSIFSFKLTSEKLLGQVEAILRQIEHFNQHIAPNITSSMTEEFVAPPIEDINDFELESPELAPFMVGKKTKVRIQDMDLIRYAQDLDADCAFLREIVRESCEVDLPRDAKLKALKQAIKEKIAQPINGENKKVIIFSAFADTAEYLYRDLSSWALREFDINTALITGQRTETTLLDPTGKKVKADLNSMLTHFSPISKEREKVFPEFSKEIEILIATDCISEGQNLQDCDYLVNYDIHWNPVRIIQRFGRIDRLGSVNERIQLVNFWPNMELDEYINLEARVSGRMVLLDISATGEENVIEQNSAEMNDLDYRRKQLEQLQGQVVDLEEISGGVSITDLTLNDFRMDLSEFLKEHLEVLENAPTGLFAPVRIDSNDVEMAAVSDELEPGVIFCLKDKAGSVQVDDSYALAPYYLVYVSEDEDVVYSFTQAKHILDIIKKLSSGRSEPDPAAYAQVIRDSRNYENMDEYLHLLSIAVEDIAGKSEEKGAASLFNPGGTTLTGNSTQQINDFEVISYLIVV
- a CDS encoding HTH-like domain-containing protein — translated: MNDKIFFRIKEALEQAPRNQRMAELQIQCLKYADDLPSITAREFCETLNLKPSYGTEFSKMRNLTSRLKSAGLDVTKL
- a CDS encoding GMP reductase, with the protein product MRIEQELKLGFKDVLFRPKRSTLKSRSQVNLTRDFTFKHSGRQWSGVPVIAANMDSVATFEMAAALAEHDVMTAVHKHYTVEQWAEFVQNADAKTLNNVFVSTGTSEAEFEKTKQIMALSEELIFICVDIANGYSEHLVEYVEKVRAQFPTKVISAGNVVTGDMCEELILAGADIVKVGIGPGSVCTTRVKTGVGYPQLSAIIECGDAAHGLGGVIIGDGGCSCAGDVSKAFGGGADFVMLGGMLAGHEESGGEAIEQDGKKFMKFYGMSSESAMDKHSGGVAKYRAAEGKTVLLPFRGSVHNTISDILGGVRSTCTYVGAAKLKELTKRTTFIRVQEQENNVFGKE
- a CDS encoding NAD(P)H-hydrate dehydratase gives rise to the protein MVSLYLSQQVKIGEVEAAQRAGVPMYELMERAGAAAFERLESLCLPQHKLLVCCGSGNNGGDGFVVARLAKQQGYEVTLYQPDFCDSSTADSIIAKQAWLDIGGEITSAFPTQPHAIIVDGLLGTGLVGNIRANMLQVIAKVNASDAKVLALDIPSGLNADNGTIIGDCVQADATVSFIGLKSGLVTGKASSVVGALFTADLDINHYFTQAQKPYAQIFDRAQAMNILPHRDNCSHKGDSGRVSLVGGATGYCGAIVLSAQGCVRSGAGLVSVLTSQDAINALLCRQPEVMAQLYSQHGLDKQQRQQLSRSDVIAIGPGLGQQEWGKEALREVLELKQIARVFDADALNLIANISPAPDLSNAIITPHPGEAARLLNLSIAEIEQDRYHAAERLYEKYAAVVVLKGPGTIVYDGKHRAVICAGNSGMASGGMGDVLTGAISALIAQGLSITHAAMLGAWLHSTAADNAAKTAGKIGIVASDLLYELRSLLNAHSE
- a CDS encoding NADH:ubiquinone oxidoreductase, with the protein product MKIFLLLLVSVSAGAASAEHLNSFLYGLSTASLAVGTCFWFAFRSSRWPQLAVFMLLVGMLSKLLITVIATMMGVKSGIITSPLVFSLSYLFFALAVSYVYFYFKDRATNRRLGLNKA
- a CDS encoding L-lactate MFS transporter; this translates as MKKFNKAMQILVAGFCINLCLGILYAWSIFNKALVTDLGWNPADASQPYAIATITFSIALLVAGILQDRMGPRNILILGATLTGVGMIASSFATTPAMLSITFGFVAGAGIGFGYACLSPAAMKWFHPSKKGMVNGLIAAGFGLAAVYLAPLTAALINNYGIDQSFLILGIGVLVIAVPLATTINNPPADYVPEAPKVKAGEAPVAVKESNDISWKVMLKTPQFYSLWVMYAFASATGLMIIGNITTIASVQANLPNAVYLASILAVFNSGGRIGAGILSDKIGGLQTLFIAFALQGVNMVLFATFKSEATLIVGTAIAAVGYGTLLAVFPSITAEFYGLKNYGTNYGVLYTAWGIGGAIGAAVVGFSMTHGEGYNLAYTISAVMMGVCVVLALVTRPINEEKSAQLAAA